One window of Bacteroidota bacterium genomic DNA carries:
- a CDS encoding Gfo/Idh/MocA family oxidoreductase — MAGTDTPQRPILIAGLGSIGRRHLRNLVALGGPPPLLYRTGKGQAGDLDQDVPTIYDLGAALAQHPQAVVVSNPTALHVETALAAAKAGCHLLLEKPISHTRDGVDALRGAVEARGLTVLVGFQFRLHPTLAQVQTWLLDGAIGRLVSAQVHWGEYLPGWHPAEDHRLGYSARADLGGGVIHTLSHPLDYLRMLLGNIEGGGEVIRVSAMTAQQGGLGIEVEDVACLTLGLANGAMAQVYLDYVQRPPSHTLRIVGSAGRIDWDNATATARLYRATTGSWTEALPTDGFERNDLFREEMRHFLACLDGSESPRCTLEDGVRALDIALAAYESAAAGRMIVLA; from the coding sequence ATGGCAGGGACCGACACTCCGCAGCGGCCGATTTTGATCGCAGGCCTCGGCTCCATCGGACGCCGGCACCTACGCAACCTGGTTGCCCTCGGCGGCCCCCCGCCGCTCCTCTACCGCACTGGCAAGGGACAGGCGGGCGACCTCGACCAGGACGTTCCGACGATCTACGACCTCGGCGCTGCGCTCGCGCAGCACCCGCAGGCCGTCGTGGTGTCGAATCCGACGGCGCTGCATGTCGAGACGGCCCTTGCGGCAGCGAAGGCAGGGTGTCACTTGCTCCTCGAAAAGCCCATCTCGCACACGCGAGACGGCGTTGACGCCTTGCGCGGCGCAGTCGAGGCACGCGGGCTCACCGTGCTCGTCGGCTTCCAGTTCCGCCTCCATCCGACGCTCGCGCAGGTGCAGACGTGGCTCCTCGACGGCGCCATCGGACGGCTCGTCTCGGCGCAGGTGCACTGGGGCGAATACCTCCCCGGCTGGCACCCCGCCGAAGACCACCGCCTCGGCTACAGCGCCCGCGCTGACCTCGGCGGCGGCGTCATCCACACGCTCAGCCACCCACTCGACTACCTCCGCATGCTCCTTGGCAATATTGAAGGCGGCGGCGAGGTAATACGCGTCTCGGCGATGACGGCTCAGCAGGGCGGGCTCGGCATCGAGGTGGAAGACGTGGCATGCCTCACGCTCGGGCTCGCCAACGGCGCCATGGCCCAGGTCTACCTCGACTACGTGCAGCGCCCACCAAGCCACACGCTCCGCATCGTTGGTAGCGCAGGCCGTATCGACTGGGACAACGCCACGGCGACAGCTAGGCTCTACCGAGCTACCACAGGCTCATGGACTGAGGCGCTGCCAACCGACGGATTCGAGCGCAATGATCTCTTCCGAGAAGAGATGCGCCACTTTCTCGCCTGTCTTGATGGCTCTGAGTCCCCACGCTGCACGCTAGAGGACGGCGTGCGTGCTCTTGACATCGCGTTGGCAGCATACGAGTCGGCGGCCGCCGGTCGCATGATCGTGTTGGCCTAG
- a CDS encoding lysylphosphatidylglycerol synthase transmembrane domain-containing protein has protein sequence MAVVLWFTYEPGLAGTVVESIRWPWVVVALGAALARLGFGGAWVRLLSDRRLTWWQGTRSYLAREFFSAVTPSAVGGAPLAATAVGKSTVLSVGEAASLLVFVMVMDHVWYVLIAFGVLLASSFVPLFPTASDLGVGVLVVYSVGLAAWTSLLAYATIVRTAWLGNAIGAVTRLPGLRRFRGKIQGVMERLETQAARFRGRSARFYAASLGYAALTNVSRYVLVVAVLWSFVSDVPALLAAARAAVLWLIALAMPTPGGAGGVEGLFLLFYGAFIVGALKAPVLLLWRSLDYVLILVLGAANTAATVQRVVASRIDGRDPMDDAEMSEDRAEAVHKQPLVGNR, from the coding sequence ATGGCGGTGGTTTTGTGGTTCACCTACGAGCCGGGCTTGGCCGGCACCGTAGTCGAATCGATACGCTGGCCTTGGGTGGTGGTCGCGTTGGGGGCAGCTCTGGCGCGCCTAGGGTTCGGCGGAGCATGGGTACGTCTCCTCAGCGACCGGCGCCTGACCTGGTGGCAGGGGACGAGGTCGTACCTCGCCCGTGAGTTTTTCTCTGCCGTTACGCCTTCCGCAGTAGGTGGAGCCCCACTCGCCGCCACGGCGGTCGGCAAGTCCACGGTGCTAAGTGTCGGGGAGGCCGCGTCGCTGTTGGTGTTTGTGATGGTGATGGACCACGTGTGGTATGTCCTCATCGCATTCGGCGTGCTGCTGGCGAGCAGCTTCGTCCCGCTCTTTCCAACTGCAAGCGATCTGGGAGTTGGCGTACTGGTGGTTTACAGCGTCGGCCTGGCTGCGTGGACGAGCCTGCTAGCCTATGCTACCATCGTACGCACGGCGTGGTTGGGCAACGCCATCGGCGCTGTGACAAGGCTGCCTGGGCTGAGGCGATTCCGTGGGAAGATTCAGGGGGTCATGGAGCGGTTGGAGACGCAGGCTGCTCGGTTCCGTGGACGCTCGGCGCGTTTCTATGCCGCGAGCCTTGGTTACGCAGCGCTCACCAACGTGAGCCGCTATGTATTGGTCGTGGCTGTGCTCTGGAGCTTCGTGTCCGACGTACCAGCGCTCCTTGCGGCGGCTCGCGCCGCCGTACTCTGGCTCATCGCACTGGCCATGCCTACGCCCGGCGGGGCTGGCGGGGTGGAAGGCCTGTTTTTGCTGTTCTACGGCGCCTTCATCGTCGGTGCACTGAAAGCACCTGTGTTGCTCTTGTGGCGATCGCTCGACTACGTACTCATCCTCGTCCTCGGTGCGGCCAACACCGCGGCTACGGTCCAACGCGTTGTGGCCTCGCGCATCGATGGCAGAGACCCTATGGACGACGCAGAGATGAGCGAAGATCGCGCCGAGGCTGTACACAAGCAGCCGCTTGTCGGCAACCGCTAG
- a CDS encoding acylneuraminate cytidylyltransferase: MDTLASGSNPSTQSSNILALIPARGGSKSIPRKNVKRLGRHPLIAYSIAAAQQAMVRPGSAIRIVVSTDDEEIAEVARAYGAEVPFLRPAELARDDTTDFPVFEHALRWLAEQEGYRPDLVAQLRPTSPLRPPGLLADAVAAMAARPDADSLRAVIPSMQNPFKMWKIEGDAGAATLRPLLSSAQAGGHAEPYNQPRQSLPSTYWQTGHLDLIRPATILDQRSMSGRTILPLVLDPRYLHDLDTHQDWRRTEEALATRDLPVVLPEDHTDRAFDPGTFDPQSYDLVAFDFDGVFTDNRVYVDQDGVESVACHRGDGHGIGMLRRAGVAMIVLSTEVNPVVTARCQKLRLEVQQGLGLRKAQALRAVCDDRGIDPARVCFVGNDVNDADSMRLAGLAVAPSDAHTAVLSLADWVLGVPGGYGAVRAFADAWLARLNAVHSA, encoded by the coding sequence ATGGATACGCTTGCTTCTGGATCGAACCCTTCCACTCAATCATCGAACATTCTCGCGCTGATCCCGGCCCGAGGCGGGTCGAAGTCGATTCCGCGAAAGAATGTCAAGCGACTTGGCCGCCACCCCCTGATCGCATACAGCATTGCTGCCGCGCAGCAGGCGATGGTACGGCCAGGTAGCGCGATCCGGATCGTCGTCTCGACGGACGACGAGGAGATCGCCGAGGTGGCTCGGGCCTATGGCGCCGAGGTGCCTTTTCTGCGCCCTGCCGAGCTGGCGCGGGACGACACCACCGACTTTCCCGTGTTCGAGCACGCGCTCCGGTGGCTTGCTGAGCAGGAGGGCTACCGCCCTGACCTCGTCGCACAGCTGCGCCCGACCTCGCCGCTCCGCCCGCCAGGCTTGCTTGCCGATGCCGTAGCCGCGATGGCCGCGCGTCCGGACGCAGATAGCCTGCGCGCGGTGATTCCATCGATGCAAAATCCGTTCAAGATGTGGAAAATCGAGGGGGATGCCGGGGCCGCGACCCTCAGGCCCCTACTGTCCTCAGCGCAAGCCGGCGGGCATGCCGAGCCCTACAACCAGCCCCGCCAATCGCTTCCGTCGACCTATTGGCAGACGGGCCACCTCGACCTGATTCGTCCTGCGACGATCCTCGACCAACGGTCCATGTCAGGTCGCACGATTCTGCCGCTCGTGCTCGACCCGCGCTACCTGCACGACCTCGATACGCACCAGGACTGGCGGCGCACGGAAGAGGCGCTGGCGACCCGCGACCTGCCCGTCGTTCTTCCCGAAGATCATACCGACCGTGCTTTTGACCCGGGCACGTTTGATCCTCAGTCTTATGACCTCGTGGCGTTCGATTTCGACGGCGTGTTCACCGACAACCGGGTCTACGTCGACCAAGACGGCGTCGAGTCCGTCGCGTGTCATCGAGGGGACGGCCATGGGATTGGAATGCTAAGGCGCGCGGGCGTGGCCATGATCGTGCTCTCGACCGAAGTCAATCCCGTCGTGACTGCTCGCTGTCAGAAGCTCCGGCTGGAGGTGCAGCAAGGTCTCGGGCTACGTAAGGCCCAAGCCCTCCGAGCCGTCTGCGATGACCGGGGCATCGATCCTGCCCGCGTGTGCTTCGTCGGCAATGACGTGAACGATGCGGACTCGATGCGCCTTGCAGGCCTCGCTGTCGCTCCGAGCGACGCTCATACAGCGGTGCTCTCGCTTGCGGACTGGGTGCTGGGTGTGCCAGGTGGTTATGGCGCAGTCCGCGCCTTCGCCGACGCATGGCTCGCTCGACTTAACGCCGTACATTCCGCCTAG
- a CDS encoding N-acetylneuraminate synthase family protein: MDRIPTVALGERLVGDGQPVYIIAEIGINHNGSLDLAKQLIDASREAGCDAVKFQKRTPELCVPEEQRSKMRQTPWGYITYFEYREKVEFGWDDYEQIDAYCKQQGIQWLASCWDEESVKFIEAFDSPAYKIQSAAVTDGPLLQALKDTGRPLVLSTGMSTMEQIQEAVDFLEMDQLVLCHSTSSYPCAPEEINLRMIDTLRDAFRYPVGYSGHEVGLPTTVAAAAMGACYVERHITLDRAMWGSDQAASVEPGGFKRLVHYIRTVETAMGDGQKRVYESELSSMKKLRRFARVSDGMTG, from the coding sequence ATGGACCGCATCCCCACCGTCGCTCTTGGCGAACGCCTCGTCGGCGACGGACAGCCCGTGTATATCATTGCCGAGATCGGCATCAACCACAACGGCAGCCTTGACCTGGCCAAACAACTGATCGACGCGTCGAGGGAGGCCGGCTGCGATGCGGTGAAGTTTCAGAAGCGTACGCCCGAGCTATGCGTGCCGGAGGAGCAACGCTCGAAGATGCGGCAGACGCCGTGGGGCTACATCACCTACTTCGAGTACCGCGAGAAGGTCGAGTTTGGCTGGGACGACTACGAGCAGATCGACGCCTACTGCAAGCAGCAGGGCATCCAGTGGCTAGCGTCGTGCTGGGACGAGGAATCCGTCAAGTTCATCGAGGCGTTTGACTCGCCCGCCTACAAAATCCAGTCGGCGGCGGTGACCGACGGCCCGCTCTTACAGGCGCTCAAGGACACGGGGCGACCGTTGGTCCTCTCGACGGGCATGTCCACGATGGAGCAAATCCAGGAGGCCGTCGACTTCCTCGAAATGGACCAGCTCGTACTATGCCATTCAACGAGCAGCTACCCGTGCGCGCCCGAGGAGATCAATCTCCGCATGATTGACACGTTGCGGGACGCCTTTCGGTATCCGGTCGGCTATTCCGGTCACGAGGTAGGTCTGCCTACCACTGTGGCGGCGGCAGCGATGGGCGCGTGCTACGTCGAGCGGCACATCACCCTCGACCGCGCGATGTGGGGGAGCGACCAGGCAGCCTCGGTGGAGCCCGGCGGCTTTAAGCGACTCGTGCACTACATCCGCACCGTCGAGACAGCCATGGGCGACGGGCAGAAGCGCGTTTACGAGAGCGAGCTCTCGTCGATGAAGAAGCTCCGCCGTTTCGCGCGCGTCTCGGATGGAATGACAGGGTGA
- a CDS encoding SDR family oxidoreductase — MFDVEGRVVIITGGAGLIGTAYSQALSEAGAHAVVADLDLDAAQRVADSVTGAEALAIHVDVTDPASAHAMVEDCRSRFGRIDALVNNAAIDPKMDKASAGQHLVTFENYPVDAFRLSLDVGVTGAFLCTQAVVPLMREAGRGVIVNVASTYGMVGPDQRLYVKDDGSHSIKPVAYSVSKSAMFGFTKYLAAYFADSGLRANTLTLGGVFNDHDDDFTTRYASRTPLARMARQDEYVGALLYLVSDASAYMTGANVVIDGGWTAW; from the coding sequence ATGTTCGACGTCGAAGGCCGTGTGGTCATCATTACGGGTGGGGCCGGATTGATTGGAACCGCCTATTCGCAGGCGCTCTCCGAGGCTGGAGCGCATGCCGTCGTGGCCGACCTCGACCTCGACGCGGCTCAGCGTGTTGCTGACAGCGTCACCGGCGCTGAGGCCCTGGCCATCCACGTCGATGTCACCGACCCGGCCTCGGCGCACGCCATGGTCGAGGACTGCCGGTCCCGCTTCGGTCGCATCGATGCGCTTGTCAACAACGCCGCCATCGACCCGAAGATGGACAAGGCTAGCGCCGGCCAACATCTCGTCACGTTTGAAAACTACCCGGTGGACGCCTTCCGGCTATCGCTTGATGTGGGGGTCACGGGTGCGTTCCTCTGCACACAGGCCGTTGTACCGCTCATGCGGGAGGCCGGACGAGGCGTCATCGTGAACGTGGCCTCGACCTATGGGATGGTCGGTCCCGATCAGCGGCTTTACGTCAAAGACGACGGGAGCCATTCCATCAAGCCGGTCGCCTACTCGGTGAGCAAGAGCGCGATGTTCGGTTTCACGAAGTATCTCGCTGCCTACTTTGCCGACTCGGGACTCCGCGCCAACACGCTCACGCTCGGCGGCGTCTTCAACGACCACGACGACGACTTCACGACCCGCTACGCGTCCCGCACTCCGCTCGCCCGCATGGCTAGGCAGGACGAGTACGTCGGCGCGCTGCTCTACCTCGTCTCCGATGCCTCCGCCTACATGACCGGCGCGAACGTCGTTATCGACGGTGGCTGGACAGCCTGGTGA